The Euphorbia lathyris chromosome 2, ddEupLath1.1, whole genome shotgun sequence genome includes a window with the following:
- the LOC136220374 gene encoding germin-like protein subfamily 1 member 16 — protein sequence MFCKDPEKVTVEDFSFSGFNIPRNTSEQLGVYVTLLDVSIIPGLNTNGISLARIDFSPNGGLNPPHTHPRAAEILTVLEGTVYAGFVGTNPDHRLFAKVLHPGDVIIFPFGLIHFQMNIGKTPAVAIAALTSQDPGVITIANAAFGSEPAMDPRVLAKAFHLDQHLVTKLQKEEWINPTY from the coding sequence ATGTTTTGCAAGGATCCAGAGAAAGTGACAGTGGAAGACTTCAGTTTCTCAGGATTCAATATTCCAAGAAACACATCAGAGCAGCTAGGAGTTTACGTGACACTTTTGGATGTGAGCATTATACCAGGACTCAACACAAATGGCATATCTTTAGCTCGTATTGATTTCTCACCAAATGGGGGATTAAACCCACCTCATACCCACCCTCGAGCAGCTGAAATTCTAACAGTTTTAGAAGGTACTGTTTATGCTGGTTTTGTTGGTACTAATCCAGATCATCGCCTTTTCgccaaagttcttcatcctggAGATGTTATTATCTTCCCATTTGGACTCATTCATTTCCAGATGAATATTGGAAAAACTCCAGCAGTTGCTATTGCTGCTTTGACAAGCCAAGATCCTGGAGTTATCACTATTGCTAATGCTGCTTTCGGTTCTGAACCAGCTATGGACCCTCGTGTTCTTGCTAAAGCTTTCCATCTTGACCAACATTTAGTCACCAAACTTCAGAAAGAGGAATGGATCAATCCAACATATTAG
- the LOC136218029 gene encoding germin-like protein subfamily 1 member 16, translating into MKVSISFLVFVAVLALASTFGIAYDPSPLQDFCVATNDTNFSLFVNGMFCKDPEKVTVEDFSFSGFNIPRNTSEQLGVYVTLLDVSIIPGLNTNGISLARIDFSPNGGLNPPHTHPRAAEILTVLEGTVYAGFVGTNPDHRLFAKVLHPGDVIIFPFGLIHFQMNIGKTPAVAIAALTSQDPGVITIANAAFGSEPAMDPRVLAKAFHLDQHLVTKLQKEEWINPTY; encoded by the exons ATGAAAGTTTCCATTAGTTTCTTAGTTTTTGTTGCTGTCTTGGCTCTGGCATCCACATTTGGCATTGCCTATGATCCTAGCCCTCTTCAAGACTTCTGTGTTGCCACAAATGACACTAATTTCTCTT TGTTTGTGAATGGAATGTTTTGCAAGGATCCAGAGAAAGTGACAGTGGAAGACTTCAGTTTCTCAGGATTTAATATTCCAAGAAACACATCCGAGCAACTAGGAGTTTACGTGACACTTTTGGATGTGAGCATTATACCAGGACTCAACACAAATGGCATTTCTTTAGCTCGTATTgatttttcaccaaatgggGGATTAAACCCACCTCATACTCACCCTCGAGCAGCTGAAATTCTAACAGTTTTAGAAGGTACTGTTTATGCTGGTTTTGTTGGTACTAATCCAGATCATCGCCTTTTCgccaaagttcttcatcctggAGATGTTATTATCTTCCCATTTGGACTCATTCATTTCCAGATGAATATTGGAAAAACTCCAGCAGTTGCTATTGCTGCTTTGACAAGCCAAGATCCTGGAGTTATCACTATTGCTAATGCTGCTTTCGGTTCTGAACCAGCTATGGACCCTCGTGTTCTTGCTAAAGCTTTCCATCTTGACCAACATTTAGTCACCAAACTTCAGAAAGAGGAATGGATCAATCCAACATATTAG